The Rhinopithecus roxellana isolate Shanxi Qingling chromosome 13, ASM756505v1, whole genome shotgun sequence genome contains a region encoding:
- the LOC115892692 gene encoding LOW QUALITY PROTEIN: keratin-associated protein 19-8 (The sequence of the model RefSeq protein was modified relative to this genomic sequence to represent the inferred CDS: substituted 1 base at 1 genomic stop codon), whose product MSYYSSYYGGLGCGSGGFGGWVYGYGCGCGSFRRLGYGCGYGGCGYSCCRPXYYGGYGFSSFY is encoded by the coding sequence ATGAGCTACTACAGCAGCTATTATGGAGGCCTGGGCTGTGGTTCTGGAGGCTTTGGTGGCTGGGTGTATGGCTATGGCTGTGGTTGTGGCAGCTTTCGCAGGCTAGGCTATGGCTGTGGCTATGGAGGCTGTGGATACAGCTGCTGCCGACCATGATACTATGGAGGATACGGATTCTCTAGCTTCTACTGA